Part of the Pseudodesulfovibrio mercurii genome is shown below.
TTGTCGAAGGCGGCCACCAGCCCGTCCGCGCCCGCCTTGTCGCGCAGGAAGCCCAGCACGTTGGCGGCCAGAATCCGGGTGTCCGTGTCCCCGGTCTCGAAGGCGCCCAGGAGCATGGGGATGCAGAACGGGCCCACGTTGATCAGAGCGTCGGTGATGATCCGGCGCACCGTGGGGTTCTTGTGATGCAGGGTGTTGACCAGGAAGGCGATGGTGTCCTCGGTGGCGTTGCGGGCCAGGGCGTCCACGGCCTTCCAGGTGGTGATGTCGCAGACCTCGAAGCGGTCGTCCGCCTCGCTGTCGGCAATGATCTTCTTGAATTCGGCAATGGACTGCGGGTCGCCGAGCTTGCCCAGGGCCTCGATGCACGAGGACTGGATGAACGGGTCCTGGTGGTTCAGGAACCGGCGGAACACGGGGGTGGCGGCCTCGTCGCCGATGCGCGCGAGCGAGGTCAGGATCTCCATCAGGCGGTCGATGTCCTGCTCGGTCAGGGCCAGGTCCACCAGCGGCCCCACCGCGCCCTTGAGGCCGTATTCCCCGGCCACCCGGATGCACAGGATGCTGAACCCCTCGTGCGGGTCCTTCAGTCCCTCGATGGCCTTGTCCTCGTCGCTCGACAGGACCGCGTTCAGGGCATTGACCACCATGTAGTCGATGGACGTGTCGCCAACGGGGTCCTTGAGCAGGTCCACCAGGTCGGGCAGGGCCTCCGAGTCCTTGCTTCCGGAAATCTCATTGAGGATCGTGATCTGATCCAGGAATTCCTTTTCTCTGAAGTTGTCTAGTGGTGACATGTCGTCTCCGCGTGTTGTTGAAAAGGCTGCGGCCTACTCGAAGCAGAACTCGATGGTGAAGTTCCCGTCCTTGGTCTTGAAGGGGATGGCCATGATCGGGGCCTTGGCCATGTGGGAAATGGTGTGGTTGTCCCCCATGACCACGGTGGGCGTGGAGCCCTGGAACACGAGTCCCTTCTCCGCCAGCCCGGCCCTGGCCTGGCCGGAGATCATGTTGGTCAGCTCGCCCACGGCGTCCTTGACGTCCTGCATGATGTCCTCGATCTCGTCGCCGAGCATGTTCCTGACGATGGCCACGGCGCAGCCCTTGGAAAAGGAAAGGGAAACACTGCCGTTTTTCTCGCCGGTGATGCCGACCATCCCGGACACGTCGCCGGCCGCGACGTTGTTTCGCTTCACATACGGCTTGCCGACCTCGGGCTTGATGAAGGCCATGGTGGACAAGACATCTATGGCGGCTTTGATGAAGGGCTTGGCCAGTTCGACGTCCATGCTCGCTCTCCTTGAAAATGAGGGTCTGTGTATCTGTCTTCAAGTTTCCCCAATTATCCGCAATAATTAGAGAATACCCGTAAATAGCCTTCGGCGGCCAGCGCAACGGCATAGCCCCGCATTGCAAGTACCTACCCGAGGATGAGTTAACGGGTCAAGGTGTGTATAATATTAATAATACCTCCCCGCGTGTTCCGCCCGAGTCCGGTCCGGGCCGGGGGCGCGGGGGGCTGCCCCGGTCTTGACAGGGGGTACGTCCGCTCATACTTAGAGTTGAAATACAACAGGAAGCGTGAAGCATGAGCACCTACAAGATTCACCCGATCGTCATGGGCACCAAGGTCTTCGACAAAGGCATGATGACCTACCAGCACGACTACGGGACCCCGTACACCATCCCCATCTACACCTGGTACATCGAGGGCGGCGACAAGCACATCCTGGTGGATACCGGCGAGATGCAGCCCATCGTCTCCGAGGAGCGCGAAAAGGCCATCGGCGGCCACATATATACCTTCGAGGAGGGGCTGGCCAAATACGGCCTCAAGCCCGAGGACATCGACGTGGTCATCCACACCCACCTGCACAACGACCACTGCGAGAACGACTACAAGTGCGTGAACGCGACCTTCTACGTGCACGAGAAGGAGCTGGAGTCGGTCTACAACCCGCACCCGCTCGATTTCCGCTACCTCGAGGACTACGTGGACGACGTCAAGGAGAACGGCCAGATCGTGACCGTGAACAAGGACACCGAGGTCCTGCCCGGCATCACCATGATCCACACCCCGGCCCACACCCCCGGCGGCATGTCCGTGAAGATCGAGACCGACAAGGGGTCGGTGCTCATCTGCGGCTTCTGCACCATCCTCGAGAACCTGGATCCGCCCAAGGAGGTCCGGGCCATGGAGATGGAGGTCATTCCGCCGGGCACCAACACCGGCCCCTACGAGGCCTACGACATCCTGCTCAAGGCCCGGGACATGGCCGACTACGTCCTGCCCCTCCACGAGCCCAAATGGGCCTCCATGGAGACCATCCCCGAATAGACGCGACAGGGGGCTTCCCGCACGGAAGCCCCCCGTTTTTCTTGCCATGCCACAGTCTCCGGGCGTAGCGTGCCGAGCATGTCGCCCGTGGTCCTCGCCATCCTGCCCATCTTCGGGCTCATCCTCATCGGCTTTGTCCTGCATCGCCTCGACTTTCCCAGCGTGGGCTTCTGGCCCGTGTCCGAACGGCTGACCTACTACGTGCTCTTCCCGGCCATGCTCGTCAGCGGTCTGGCCGGGCGCCATTTCGACGCCTCCTCCATGGGGCTCGTCCTGACCCTGGTCTCGGCCGTCTGCCTGGTGGGCGCGTTCCTGGTCTTCACCCGGACCATGTTCCACCTGGACGGCCCGGTCTTCACCTCGGTCTTCCAGGGGGCCATCCGGCCCAACACCTACGTGGGAATGTCCGCCGCCGCCGCGCTCCTGGGCCCGGACTGGATGACCCTGACCGCCGTGGCCATGCTGACCCTCATCCCCCTGGTCAACGTGCTCTGCGTCCTGGTCCTGTCGCGCCACGGCAAACACGGCGGCGGGCTGGGCCGCGTGGGCCTTGAGCTGGTCAAGAACCCGCTCATCCTGGCCTGCGTGGTCGGCATGGCCATCAGCCTGCTCGGCCTGCCCCTGCCCGGCGTGGTCACGGACCTGCTCGCCATCCTGGGCAAGGCCGCCCTGCCGCTCGGCCTGCTGGCCGTGGGCGCGGGGCTGCGCTTCGGCGGCCTGGGCGCGTCCACCCTGCCCGTGGTCCTGGCCTCCCTGGCCCACCTCGTGGCCCTGCCGCTGGCCGCCTACGGCTGCGCCCGGCTCCTCGGCGTGTCCGGCCCGGCCGTGACCACCGCGCTCATCTACACCGCCATCCCGGTGTCCGTGTCCTCCTTCATCCTGGCCCGCCAGATGGGCGGCGACCACGAGGTCATGGCCCTGATCATCACCGCCCAGACCGTGCTCTCCGCCCTGACCATGCCCCTCGTCCTCGCCCTGCTGGGGTAGAGGGGGGGGGCACCTCCGGCGGCCGGGGGAAGGGAAGGAACACCCCTTTGAGAAAAGGGGTGTTCCTTCCCTTTTCCCGGACCCCCCATCCCCACCTTTCCCTAAACTTTGTATCGCCGCTTCGCGGGGTGTGGTGGCTTATGGTCTGAATGCCGGGGCGGGGAGGTGGTTTTGCGAAACCCCTTGATTTAAGTGGGGAATTGAGTAAGTATGCCGCTGATTTCCTGTTCATGGCACCCGTCAAGGAGTATGTAATGGCTAAAGATTTCAGAGAATATCTCGTCGAGGGCTACCGGACCGAGGAGTTCGGGCGCGTGTTCAAGGAACTGGCCGTGGGCTTCAAGCTGTTCGTCTCGTTCCAGGCCAGCGAGGTGCACAGCTGCACCCCGGAGGAGACCCTGGACGACATCTACGGGTACACCCACTGGGAGGTGTTCCTGCGTTCCACCACGCCGCCCATCGACACCCCCGAGATCGGGCCATGGATGTCCCTGCGCGAGAAGGAATGGGCCGAGCCCTTCGACCGTCCCGAGTTCCAGCGGGCCATGGTCGGCGAGTTCATCCCCACCGGGCACTGCCAGCAGATCCTCGAGGACTGCATCGCCTATGCCGTGGAAAAGGGCCACATCCAGTCCGAGGCCGAAATCCGCACCCTGGAGCCGGACGAGGAAATCAGGAAGACCAAGGGCTGCGGCGGCTGCGCCTCCAAGAAGAAGCCCGCCAAAAAGCAGGCGGCCGCCGAATAGGCATCCCCCTCAGCACGCAGAAAGGCCCGCCTGACGATCGTCCGGCGGGCCTTTTTTCATTTTTTCGCGAAGGCTACCCGTTCACGTCCAGGACGGTCTCCACGCCGATCCTGAGACCGTCGGCAAAGAGCCCGGCCACCCGGACCGGGGAGCGGGCGGGCGCGCCGTGGGCCGTGAGCCCGGACAGGTACAGGGTGTCGTTGTGCCGGACGGCATGGCCGTAAGGCCCGAGCGGGTCGGGCCGGCCGGGATGGTTGGCGCGCCGCAGGGTCATCGGCGGTCTCCTTGCGGGGGCTTGTCGCTGCGCAGGAAGGGCAGGATCACGTAGACCATCAGCGGCACGAGGATGCCGCTGACGGCCATGGTCTGCACGAACAGGGGCGGTTGCCAGGCCAGGCTGCGCACGGCGGCCGTCAACAGGGTGACGAGCAGCCAGACGCAGACCCAGACCTTGAGGACGAAGACCGGGCTAGGCATGGTCGCTCTCCAGCCCCTGCATGGCCGCCTGGATGGTCTCGTAGTAGCCGGGCAGGATGGCCTCGAGCTTGTCCCGGCCCGGACCGGTCAGCCGGACGCGCTTGGCGCGCCGGTCGGTTTCGTCCGCGGCCACGGCCAGGAAGCCGTCGTCGACCAGGGACTTGAGGGTCCGGGTCATGACCGGCTTGGACACGTCGAGCTTGGAGGCCAGCTCCGTGACGGTCATCTCCTCCCGGTCCGGCTCGCGGTCGATGACCACCAGGGCCAGGTAGCGCAGCTGGGACAGGCCGTGGGCCGCGAAGTACTCGTCCATGCGGCGGATGAGCAGGCTGCCCTGTTTCATGAGCACGAGGGCCTCCATGACCACCTCGGGCCGCATGCCGGGGAAGCGCCGGTGGTAGCGCTCCAGGGTCTCGCGGGTGGGCAGTTCCTTGAGGAAGAACACGGTCAGCCCTCCATGCGCGCGATGAGCTCCGCGCCGTTGGTTTCCGCGCCGAAGTGATGGACCACGTGTTTGCGCACGTGCTCGTGCTGGGCGCGCTCGAAGGCCGCGCAGGCATCCTCCACCAGGTAGGCGTTGTAGCCCATGTCGTGGGCCTCGCGCAGGGAGGACTCCACACAGACGTGGGTCGCGAAGCCCATGAGGAAGAGGGTGTCGATGCGCCGGTTGCGCAGGAACGGGTCCAGGGTGGAGTTCTTGAGCACGCTCGCCCCGGACCGCCCGGCGACCACGAATTCGCCCCTGAGCGGCGCGAACGGCGCGGGCCGCTCAACGCCCTTGTCCCGCCAGGTCCCGGCGCGGGGGATGGCCCCCCGCAGCCCGAGCACGTCCCGGCCGCCGTTGAAGAGCAGGTAGTCGGGGTCGTCGCGCAGGTCGAGGCCCGCGTGGACCACGGTCCAGCCGTTGCTTCGGGCGGACTCGATGATCCGCGCGCCGGTCCGCACCGCGTCCCGGAAGGCGTCGAGGTCCTTGATGACCCGCCGTTGCAGGATCCCCTCGTCCGAGAGCCATTCATTCTGGAACTCGATGAATACGAGCGCCGAGCGCTCCTTATCTATGTCGTAAAGCATGGGTTCCTCCACGGGTTCGCCTGCCGGCGTTTATTGTTACCATGATAACTAATTAGCGTCCGCCGCATTGTCAAGGGGCGGCCGGAAGGGGAGGCGAAAGGGGAGGGGAGAGGCCGGGCGGGCCGCCGGAAGCGGTCAGCCGAAGAAGTAGGTCAGGACGATGACGTAGACCAGGGCGGGGAGCAGGTTGGCCAGCCGGATCTCGGTCAGTTCCAGGAGGTTGATGCCGATGCCGACGATGAGCAGACCGCCGCAGCCGGTGATCTGGGCGATCATCAGGTCCGAGAAGTACTGCTGGAAGAAGGAGGCCCCCAGGGTGATGGAGCCCTGGTACAGGAGGACCGGGATGAACGAGAAGATGACCCCGGTGCCGTAGGTGGCGGCAAAGGCGATGGCCGCGAAGCCGTCCAGGATGGACTTGGTGTAGATGATGGTGGCGTCGCCGTGGATGCCCTCCTCCAGCGAGCCGACGATGGCCATGGCCCCGATGCAGAAGAGCAGGGAGGTGGTCACCAGGCCGTCCGTGAAGGTGGCGTTCTTGGAGTGGACCAGCTGCTTGAAGCGGTTGCCCAGCCGTTCGAACAGGGTGTCGAGGCGCAGCCATTCCCCGGTGATGCCGCCGAGGAGCACCGCGAAGATGACGATCAGGATGTTCTCCACCTTGAGTGCCATCTGGATGCCGATGAGCAGGACGCACAACCCCAGCCCCTGGAAGACGATGGACCGGATGCGCTCGGGAAAGCGGGACTGCAAAAAACAGCCTATCAGCGAACCGCCGATGATGGCGCAGGCGTTGACGATGGAACCAATGGGCAGCATGCGTGTTTCCTTGCTCAGACGTGGGTGTGTTGGTCCAGCGGTGCTACCACCAAGCGCAGGGCCTGACAAGGGGAATGAG
Proteins encoded:
- a CDS encoding HEAT repeat domain-containing protein; translated protein: MSPLDNFREKEFLDQITILNEISGSKDSEALPDLVDLLKDPVGDTSIDYMVVNALNAVLSSDEDKAIEGLKDPHEGFSILCIRVAGEYGLKGAVGPLVDLALTEQDIDRLMEILTSLARIGDEAATPVFRRFLNHQDPFIQSSCIEALGKLGDPQSIAEFKKIIADSEADDRFEVCDITTWKAVDALARNATEDTIAFLVNTLHHKNPTVRRIITDALINVGPFCIPMLLGAFETGDTDTRILAANVLGFLRDKAGADGLVAAFDKGRADDLNVRYAVYEALGRIGTMKGIICLVDGLSETDELILMAVIGGLEQHVNPGMISTLTNLIVKADDQAFRLAKAVISSRATAIFDRLYDNQGAGDILVDALAESRDPEIVEEFRGVLAEIGGMRAEQDLDRLPSLTLGTRKALAADDSRSMCAMHRAILTDLGFEPSMAANGEEAYEFIEQGETFEVIITDMNMPIMDGMELVGKIRSTPGMEDVPIIMVTTESEASQQGLASKTGVTAFITKPFKPDDLKAKILEVTG
- a CDS encoding chemotaxis protein CheX: MDVELAKPFIKAAIDVLSTMAFIKPEVGKPYVKRNNVAAGDVSGMVGITGEKNGSVSLSFSKGCAVAIVRNMLGDEIEDIMQDVKDAVGELTNMISGQARAGLAEKGLVFQGSTPTVVMGDNHTISHMAKAPIMAIPFKTKDGNFTIEFCFE
- a CDS encoding N-acyl homoserine lactonase family protein — encoded protein: MSTYKIHPIVMGTKVFDKGMMTYQHDYGTPYTIPIYTWYIEGGDKHILVDTGEMQPIVSEEREKAIGGHIYTFEEGLAKYGLKPEDIDVVIHTHLHNDHCENDYKCVNATFYVHEKELESVYNPHPLDFRYLEDYVDDVKENGQIVTVNKDTEVLPGITMIHTPAHTPGGMSVKIETDKGSVLICGFCTILENLDPPKEVRAMEMEVIPPGTNTGPYEAYDILLKARDMADYVLPLHEPKWASMETIPE
- a CDS encoding AEC family transporter, with translation MSPVVLAILPIFGLILIGFVLHRLDFPSVGFWPVSERLTYYVLFPAMLVSGLAGRHFDASSMGLVLTLVSAVCLVGAFLVFTRTMFHLDGPVFTSVFQGAIRPNTYVGMSAAAALLGPDWMTLTAVAMLTLIPLVNVLCVLVLSRHGKHGGGLGRVGLELVKNPLILACVVGMAISLLGLPLPGVVTDLLAILGKAALPLGLLAVGAGLRFGGLGASTLPVVLASLAHLVALPLAAYGCARLLGVSGPAVTTALIYTAIPVSVSSFILARQMGGDHEVMALIITAQTVLSALTMPLVLALLG
- a CDS encoding MarR family transcriptional regulator, translated to MFFLKELPTRETLERYHRRFPGMRPEVVMEALVLMKQGSLLIRRMDEYFAAHGLSQLRYLALVVIDREPDREEMTVTELASKLDVSKPVMTRTLKSLVDDGFLAVAADETDRRAKRVRLTGPGRDKLEAILPGYYETIQAAMQGLESDHA
- a CDS encoding cysteine hydrolase family protein is translated as MLYDIDKERSALVFIEFQNEWLSDEGILQRRVIKDLDAFRDAVRTGARIIESARSNGWTVVHAGLDLRDDPDYLLFNGGRDVLGLRGAIPRAGTWRDKGVERPAPFAPLRGEFVVAGRSGASVLKNSTLDPFLRNRRIDTLFLMGFATHVCVESSLREAHDMGYNAYLVEDACAAFERAQHEHVRKHVVHHFGAETNGAELIARMEG
- a CDS encoding DUF554 domain-containing protein, which codes for MLPIGSIVNACAIIGGSLIGCFLQSRFPERIRSIVFQGLGLCVLLIGIQMALKVENILIVIFAVLLGGITGEWLRLDTLFERLGNRFKQLVHSKNATFTDGLVTTSLLFCIGAMAIVGSLEEGIHGDATIIYTKSILDGFAAIAFAATYGTGVIFSFIPVLLYQGSITLGASFFQQYFSDLMIAQITGCGGLLIVGIGINLLELTEIRLANLLPALVYVIVLTYFFG